Sequence from the Bos javanicus breed banteng chromosome 11, ARS-OSU_banteng_1.0, whole genome shotgun sequence genome:
CACAGTGCCCCAGGAACCCTGCTCTGATTTCTAGCCCCTCCGTCCTCCCCTCCCCAATCTATGACAGAGGTGTCAGCAACCTGGTCAAGCACGATTAGAGACTGGAGCCTTTCAATGTCATAGTCACTGTACCCAGGCACACCTGAGTCCAGACGGCCACCTGCCTGATCTCAAGCAAGTCACgtcacttctctgagcttcactgTTCCCATCAATAAAATGGGACAAACTCGACATCTCTCACACTATCCTGTGGCCATGAAATAAGATGTCTACACTGAGAATACTATCTGTATTACATTCACTTgtgtcatcatttaaaaaaatatttttatttatttacttggctaccctgggtcttggttgcagcacatgggatctttagttcctgtagaagggatttttttaagttgtggcatTCAGAATCTTCTAGTTGAggcatacaaactcttagtttggcatatgggatctagttccctgatcagggatcgaacccaggccccctgcattgggagctgagtcttagccactggaccaccagggaagtccctcacttgTGTCTTTATATGCATGTTCTGAACAGACCTCATGCACCGTCAGAGGCACTGGCCTCAAGCTTCCACACTGGCCGCAGGCCTGCTCCAACTGTAGGACTCAGTAGAtatcttttcacagcttttctcAGTTGTCTTCTATGGGGGGCCAAAGAGACCTGGCTTTGAATCGCAGCTCCATAGCTCCCTGGCTGCGTGGCCTTGGGCAGGCCACTTTTACCACTCTGaaactgtttcctcttctgtaactTGAGTCCCCTAACAGCAGCTTTCTAAGACGGGTGCTGTAAAGTTCCAGAGGTCTGACATGGGGCCAGGCATGCAGTCAGTACCTAGCTGGTGTGGGCAGAAGGTCCATGGAATTGCAGGGCCGTGGACATCACCCAGCCATTCTCTATTCTATGTCCCCCTATCCGGTGACCCTTGTCTCCCCAGGAAGACCAGCAACAAGAGCACACCCCCCCAGGAGCCCTTCTTCTTCCCTCCATATGCCCCGTACCCTGCTCCTGGTcaggggaagaaaacagaaggtcCAGGTCAAACAGCTGGCCAGGCGCTCCCTTTcctactctgtgcctcagtttccctaaatGCTAAATGGCAGCAGGACCAGAGGCTCTCAGAGCCTGGTCAGTCAGTCAGCAAACATTTCCTGAGTACTGGCCACAGGCCTGGCCTTGCCAGCCTAACCGGTCCATGGAAACAGGAAACATTTCCCTCCAGCCAGCGAAGAAGTCAGAGTCGGTGAGAAGTTGTTTCTGGCTAGGATCTAATTTCTTCTCACTCTGACTGGGCAGCCTTCTGAAGGGCTCTGACTGCTCCTGCCTGCCATCATCCCGCAGGGAGGGCTGAGGGCCCGAGGCCCTGAGGGGAAGTGACTGGCAATGTCAGGGTTCAGGCCAGGGATGGGGGCGGTGGAGGTGATGACACCACCGGAACTTCTGCTGAGGCCTCTGCCCACAGGATGTAACTTAGGGAGAGCTTGTGAGAAACAAGCAGGGGCCCCAGCCTGAGAATCTGATGGTGGAAGCCACCCAAACCCACGCAGACTTCCCCCTCCCACCCAATGCGATTATCCCCTCCCACACCTCCCACTGGCATCTGGCCACCCAGCTGGCGATGCTGTGCCATGACAGTGCCCTTGCTCCACCCTCAGCCCAGGTGGGCGGAGTCCTGACATGGGTAACTGCTTGGGGTTGGCACCAGACTTTGGCTGGTGTTGGCTTTACATATCAGTGTGGCAACCGGCCAGCTATTTGACCCTGGCCAATGATGTCaccatccatggagttctccaggcaagaatactggagtgggtttgccgtttccttctccaggagataagCTGGTTAAATAGTATCACGGACGATAAgctggttagatagtatcacggactcagtggacatgaatttgagcaaactccaggagatactggaggacagaggagcctggtgggcttcagtccacagggttgcaaagagtcagacacgacttagcaactgaacaacaataagtgATGTCACCCCTGAGTTTCAGTGTTCTTCTATGTACAATAGAGGTAATAATAGTATAATATTGCTGAGTGAGAATTGAGATAATTCCCATAAAGTGCTAAGTGTACAGCTTGGACCATTTATTTTCCCTCCATAAACTATAATTactacaattattattattttctccctccctgctctccccacccccagtttaGCCAATGGCCACCCTGCTTCTAATACTGCACCCAAGAAACTGACCCCAGATCACTCCCTGACATGCCCCAAACCCTCACTGGTCCACACTGCCTTCAGGAGAGGGCTCTCTGCTCCTCACCTGATCCTGAAgaccttccctggcagtcccccTGCCTCCCAGCAGAACAGGGTCTCTTGGGACACCAGCATTACCAGACCCATTCCTGACTCCTCCTACAAAGAAGCTTCAAGGCCAAGCCATGTGAGCTAAGAGCTGGAGAGCAACCCAGGAACCTTCCTGGCAGAAGAGAAGGTAATGGGGTGCAATCAGACAGCACAGCCCTGAAAGCAAGGGGCCCTGGCGTGTAGGAAGCAATGTGGCCACAGCCTAGGTGGGGAGATGCAAAGAGCCTCAAATGTCACAGTTTGGTTTTTTCTGATGACAGTGGAGAGAAAGACATACAGACATCACTTCAGAATGATCTGATGGGTGCTGGCAGGGGGACAGACTGGGGAAGACAGGTCTTAGGATCCACTCGTggaggactggggtggggggtgcagatTGAAGAGGGGTGGAGAGGAGGTCTGAAGGCAGCCTTGTTGGGGGGCTGGGTGTTAAAGGCTGGAGGGAAATACAGGAGGCTCCTGGAGCCAGAATGTATCAGAAAGCTGCTGGGGAAGAAGGGCCAGGATAGGAGAAGCAGGCATAGGATCAAAGAAGGAGATGGTGGACGGTGGTGGGCTTGGTACCCTGGCATAAGGACAGCAGGCCTCAAACAGCACCACTTGCTATACTGCTGGACAGACTGTAAACAGCCTGAATCAAGAGAATCCTCTTCGGATTCAGATAGACAAGGTTCGAGTCCCAGCTTTATTACTGTGAGACCTTGAGCAAATGACCTCACCTCTCCGAGCCTTAATGTGCTCTTCTGTAAAATTGGTTAGTGATCCTGACTATGGGGCGGTGGATTCAGGATTCAGCAGGAATGCCCAGCACTTCCTGAGCACACAAGAGGGGCAGACGAAATGCCAGCTACCTTTGTGGCTACTAACCCGGGGCGCGACCAGTTAGGGAGCAGCTCGGCTGGAACCAAAGTCCTGTGGGTCTCATCTCTTGCCTCCCAGAGAACTGGGTGGGGATCCAGGAGTGGAAGGCCCAGGCGTTGCTGGCTCACCACCTTCAATGTCGCCGCGCCCCCTGGCGGCCGTCGGTTGCCATATCAACGGCGGGTCGGCTGGGGCCCGGGGAGGCGGCGGTGGGGGCCCGTTCTCCCCTCCCCGGACCCCAGGCCGCTCTCTCGGCACCTCTAGTCTTCGCCTGCGTACAGTGGGGTGTGGGGGGCGGGTGGGGAAATCCCGAGCAGGGGAGGAAGGGAGTCCCGCTGCGGCTGGCATGTGCGGGTAAACTGAGGCACGCGGTAAGTCGCGCCCCGAAGCCAGGTGTTGAGCGCGGGGCCCCACCTCCGAAGGCGGAGGAGGGGCCGCGGGCGGTGACGCGCCGagggcggcgggcgggcgggaggcaggcggcggcggcggcaggtgCGGCCGCTGAgggtggaagggaggagggagggggcgggcggagggggaggggagggcgagGCCTGGGCACCTCCCCCTTTATAACGCGCCCCCTCCCGGGCTCTCGGGCCGCCTCCTCATCTGCTGTTTCCGTCTGGCCCCCTCGCCCGGCCGCCCCGGGCCCGGGCCCGGCCAGGGAGCCCCCAGGCCGCGGCTCGGGGGGctgcccccccaccgcccccccgcGCCCGGCGCCCAGCGCAGCCCGGCGGAGGCGGCGCCgtcggaggaggaggaggagcagggcaCTGCGGCTGGCCCCGGATCGGGCGCCAGAGCGGCAGCGGCttcggcagcggcggcggcggcggcccgagCCGATGCAGCGGGACGCACCACCTCGAGCCCCAGCCCCGGCGCCCCGGCTCCCCGCGCCCCCGATCGGGGCCGCCGCCTGCGCCAGCGGCGGCGGAGGCGGGGGCAGCGGCGGTGGCGGAGGCGCCTCTGCAGCTTCGGCTCCTCCTGGCCTCCCGGGAACTACAAGTCCCAGGGGGcccggcggcgggcggcgggcggaaGAGGCGGGGTCGGCGCCTCGAGGCCGGAAGTGGCCGTGGAGGCGGAAGTGGCGCGGCCGCGGAGGGGCCTGGAGCACGGCGGCGGGACCCGGAGCGggagcggcggcggcagcagcggcggcggcggtggtggcTGGaagtggcggcggcggcggcgtacTGGAGTCAGCCATGGCAAAGCAGTACGACTCGGTGGAGTGCCCTTTTTGTGATGAGGTGACCAAATATGAGAAGCTCGCTAAAATCGGCCAAGGCACCTTCGGGTAAGGCTGGGCacccccccctccccaacccccagggaCCGGGAGCCTCCTGAACCTGCACCCCTCCGGGCCGACGTCGGGACGCCCAGACCCGGGCCCGGTTGGTCGGGAAGCCACTTAGACGCAAACTTATCGCCTGGTCTCGCTAGGCCGCACCGCAACCCCGCCGGGGCCTGAAGGAGTCGGCCGGCGGGGAGGAGCCTGAGGCCCTTGatgggggggcagggaggggttgCAGAGAGGAGCCTGTGAGTGGAGCGGGATCTCTCCGCGAGACGCCCTACTGAGGCGCAAAGAGCAGAGGGAAGGAGGCTGAGACTCAAGAAGGGACCGGAGTCACCGCGTGGTGGGGTAGCCGAGTGCCCTGGGAGACCCGGCCCAGCCCCGCCCGGGATTCCCTTTCCGGCCCTcctctggtgggggaggggcgggctcTGCGGAGACGTCCTCTAAGATCCCTCTTGGGTCTCCCCTCTCCGCCTGCAGGGAGGTGTTTAAGGCAAAGCACCGCAAGACTGGCCAAAAGGTGGCCCTGAAGAAGGTACTGATGGAGAACGAGAAAGAGGGGGTGagtatggggtggggtgggcaggtctCCCAGCTCCCTTGGGCGTGAGGTTGCGTTTCCACCTTTCTGCTTTGGGGACTCTCAACGTAATAGATTCAGGTTAGGTGTTTGGAAATTTCCATATTCCAGGAAGTTTGACTTCCCAGTTCAGTCTTTGAATTCAGATGTCTTAGAGCTTTTGGTACTTCATTTTTGGGTGAATATGTTTGGTGCCAGGAGGGGGAGCCCATGCTTGTACCCAGTGCCCCTGGGTTTTTGGAGTTAGGAAGTCTTTAAACACTTTTTGTTTAGGGTTTAATTTTGTTGAACgcgaaatatatatatttttcatatatatacatatatagaaaatgttaataattacaTGCAATGGTTTTGAAAAGGTGATTGGCATTTAGCTGAAAAGTAACAGTCTCTCGTGCCACACACGTGTGTTAGTTCTGGTTCAGCTTTCCAGAGACCAGCTTCTTTAATATTTGTTAACTGCCAAACAGGTTAAATGCAGGCATAGGGCTAAAATTTATAAGGTTGAAGAAACTGCGCGTCTGATGACTGGTAACAGAACTTTTGTGTGAAGTATCACTGTTTCGGTTCATTCATTGAATTATTTTGATTCATTTCATTCAGTTCTTTATGAGGGGTACATagttactcccattttacatatgTGGTATTTGAGACAACTAATTTCAGAGCCTGTGCATTTACTCTGTCCCTGAACCTTTGACCCTTCGCGTGGACCCCATGGCCAGTTCATGGGTCTGTAGTGTGCTTACCCACTTTTGACTTCCTCCTGTCTTTTCTCCCACCCAGTTCCCCATTACAGCATTGCGGGAGATCAAGATCCTCCAGCTTCTAAAACACGAGAATGTGGTCAACTTGATTGAGATCTGTCGAACCAAAGGTAAGTTGTTTGGATCATGTCCCCATtttcagatggaaaaactgaggctttGTTTGCGGAGTTGACACTGGACACATTTACACTGCCTCTTCTTAACCCAGACATTCCAACTGTGACTGCTTTCTCTGGTCTTTTCATCGGAGCAGGTGCTTCCCCAGGGCCTGCCACAGCACCCAGCCCAGAGAATGCACTCAGAAAATACCTTACCCGTGAAGGAATTCGTACCCGGATATTTGGGTGGCCATGGGTTGGAGGAGTTGGGAGCTAGTTTGGAGGAAATGAGTTGCATATaaggtttctgattttttttttcttgcctcccCCTCTCTCCTCATTCTTCCTGCCTCAGCTTCCCCCTATAACCGCTGCAAAGGCAGTATATACCTGGTGTTTGACTTCTGTGAGCATGATCTTGCTGGGCTGCTGAGCAACGTTTTAGTCAAGTTCACACTATCTGAGATCAAGAGGGTCATGCAGATGTTGCTTAACGGCCTCTACTACATCCATAGGAACAAGGTGGGGCCCTGGTCGGGGAGGAGAGAGCAAGGCTTGGGCTGGCCTTTGAGCTCACTGCGGGGTGGGCATGGCTAAGGGATCCCTGGGAACCCTCCGCCTTGTGCTTCCTGCAGATCCTGCACCGGGACATGAAGGCGGCTAACGTGCTCATCACCCGCGATGGGGTTCTGAAGCTGGCGGACTTTGGGCTGGCCCGGGCCTTCAGCCTGGCCAAGAACAGCCAGCCCAACCGCTACACCAACCGTGTGGTGACCCTCTGGTACCGGCCCCCAGAGCTGTTGCTCGGTGAGGACTCTCCCGAGCTGGCAgaggggagcaggggctgggcacTCAGCTCAGTCTCAGCACCCCAACTGCCAGGGCTTCTTGAGCCACCGGCCCCAGGGGCGTGGCCTCTCAGGAGGCCGTGGGGCTCAGGGGGCCCTCCCTGGTGTGCTCTTATTCCCAGGGGAGCGGGACTACGGCCCCCCCATTGATCTGTGGGGTGCTGGGTGCATCATGGCGGAGATGTGGACCCGCAGCCCCATCATGCAGGGCAACACGGAGCAGCACCAACTCGCCCTCATCAGCCAGCTCTGCGGCTCCATCACCCCTGAGGTGCGTCACAGCCCGCCTCTTGGGGCCACCCCCCCAGGCCACACACCTctgaggtgggtgggggaggctcCCTAGCAGGGGAGGAGCGGGGCACGGAACAGAGGCGAAGCCCTGATCTGGACAGGCGGCTGATGGAGGGTCACAGTCTACTGTTAGCCATGGTGACGTCAGGTCTGGGCTGCGTCCCCGGTTCCTGGGGTTTTTCGGCAAGGTGTCTTGAGCGCCTCGCCTCAGAGCTGACCTGTGCCGTGAGACATCTGTGGTTCTGTCACGCTTGGCACACGTATCCCAGGTGATTCATGTTAAAGGGTCTGGTACTCAGTGCCTGTGTCCCATCTGTGGTTACTGATGCTTTGGCCGCAGAGGGCTCTGGGGTGGTCTGGAAGCATCTGAGCAAGTTGtagtatttccttatttatttttggctgctctggattTTCATTGCTGCGCCTGGGCTTTATCTAGTTGCAGTGCGGGGGGCTTCTCTTgctccagagcactggctttagacccgggcttcagttgttgtggcgcacgggcttagctgcttcatggcatgtggaatcttgccagaccagggatcaaacccatgtcccctgcattggcaggcagttcttaaCCAtcggatcaccagggaagtcctgaacagAGACGTATCCAGTCACTGAATACGTACTTGACCAGTGGATCAGGCACATACCCTGCTGAACTAGTCTTCCCCTCTTTCCATGCCTCCCCCCTGCCCCAGGTGTGGCCAAATGTGGACAAGTACGAGCTGTTTGAGAAAGTGGAGCTGGTCAAGGGCCAGAAGCGGAAGGTGAAGGACAGGCTGAAGGCCTACGTGCGAGACCCCTACGCACTGGACCTCATCGACAAGCTGCTGGTGCTGGACCCCGCCCAGCGCATCGACAGTGACGACGCCCTCAACCACGACTTCTTCTGGTCTGACCCCATGCCCTCGGACCTCAAGGGCATGCTGTCCACCCACCTGACATCCATGTTCGAGTACCTGGCACCTCCACGCCGGAAGGGCAGCCAGATCACCCAGCAGTCCACCAACCAGAGCCGGAATCCCGCCACCACCAACCAGACGGAGTTTGAGCGCGTCTTCTGAGGGCCGGCTGCTGTTGCTTCTCGTTAGGGccgtggttttgtttttttttcttctgctctgtGACTTGCAGCGTGGAGATTATGGGGCATGTGAGTTTTTCCTCTAGCGCATATCTTATTTAATCCACACCCTGGGCATCAGGCACCAACCGAGCAGACTGGAGTAAAACTTTGGCGGAGAGTCCAGGAAGGCACCTGAGCTGCCTCACCTTGTTCCCTGGCTTTGGCGGTGATGCCCAGAGGGTCTCCCTTTACTTTAGGACAGGACTGGGGTTGGGGAAAGGCACGCCCCACTGGTGACTCTGAGATACCCTAGCATGCTAGGAGGAGGGGACTGGTCCCTCACCCACCCCGGCCCTCCCTGTGGGATGAGAAACTTCTGTGGGGCACAGAACCAGCCGCAGGAATGGGAACGGCCTGCTCTGAGCCTAGCCCTCAGAACCTCTGAGGCCGATGGATGCTTTTGGTTTCTTCGATAGGACAGTTTTATCGTGTTGATTTTGTTCAATTGTTCAGAGACATTCCTGGGTACAGGCTGGTCAGTTACAATTAAAGTTGACTCTTTTTCAGTAAATGGCTGTGTGCTGTGTTCTATGTTCAGACCGCCAGCTAACCCTGTAACTGACCACTGAGATTTGATTTGTCAGGACGTGGTACTTTCCTTTGTCCCAGTTCATGTCCCCTGACATACCTTCAGGGGACTTGTGTctctcttgtttatttttcttgagtaCCCAAGTGGCAGGTACCATGATGCTCCCTTATTCTCCTCTCCACTCAGTGTCCGAGAAAGCAGGGAGACAGATGAGAAAAGGGACCCAGTCTGCTGAGGAGGAAACGGGGAGACCTTCTGTGAGCCGCACCTGCAGTGATGACCCAGCGGGGCAGCCTGCCTTGGCTGACAGATGTGTTCAGACTTGACTTACAATCACAGGAGGCTGGAAAGGCTTCTAGCCAGTGGAATGACAACAGATCTGTAACCTGCAGGAGTTCTCAGGCTGCTGACCAGAGAGTGGCAAGAGAGGAAATGACCAGAAGAGCTGAAGGGTCTCCAGGGCCTTGCGGAGGTGGCAGTAGGAAGAGTTAGGGTGGCAAGCAGGCGGGAGGACAGGGAACAGTTAGCAGAAGCTTGGATCATGTGGGCTCTGAGCTGGGACACTCAGGAACAGCACACTCTGTGGAATACCTTTGATACATTTCCTGTGAGTCTGAAATCTGAGATAGGCACATATGAAGCACATTCTACATTCTGTCCAGTGGAGGCCTCTTAAAGGGGACCTGGGGAAAAAAGATTGGCAAAACCTTTTACCTGAACTGTGCTTTCCTGGTAGGTATTAACCTGGGTCACAGCTTCACAAAAGGcaagtgaaagggaaaaaaaatgactagCCTATTCGATTCTTGGGGCTGCCAAACACAGCGGCTTAGAATAACCAACTTACTGTCTGTTCTGAGGAGAAAAGTCTGAAATCTGGAGTTGTCATCAGCAAGGTTGGTTCTTTCTGGAGGCTTAGGGAGAATCTATTCCAGCCCCAAGCCCAGGAAGCCTTCAGAGAGCTCTGTACAGAGAGGAACACACtctggtgatttaaaaaaatatccagtttttttttttttttttttgatggcacCGCATGGTAGtcaggatcttaggtccctgaccagggatagaactcgtgCCCCACTGcagtgggaacacagagtcttaaccgctggaccaccagggaattcccacaatctgatttaaaaagaaaacagtggaaaacattatggggcttccccggtggctcaatggtaatgaatctgcctgtcagtgcaggagacaggttcaatccctgatctgggaagatgccgtatgctgcggagcagctaagcctctGCACCACAACTATGGTGCCTCCGCTCTCCAGCTCGGGAGCCACAGCCGCTAAGCCCACatgctccgcaacaggagaagctgTTGCAGTGAGAAGACCTTCCTCTGCAACTAGAAGTTACAGTGCGgctggagaggagcccccactcaccacagctagagaagagcccagcagcaacgaagacccagcacagccagaaatacaattatttaaaaagaaaacaacagtatggagtttcctcagaaaactaaaaatagaattaccatatgatccagcaatcactcctgggcatatatccagatgaaattataattcaaaaagacatgcaCTCCTGTGttcaatagccaaaacatggaacaacctaatgtccatcaacagataatgaataaagatgtggtgcgCATGCACAGTGAAACTAGTCAGCCATAAGAAGACCCAAGCAGGCCATCCTAAGgggatcagccctgaatattcattggaaggactgatgctgaagctccagtactttggccacctgatgttaagaactgactcattggaaaagaccctgatgctgggaaagactgaaggcagaaggagaaggggacaacagaagatgagatggttggatggcatcaccaactcaacggacatgagtttgagcaagctctgggagctgctgatagggaatcctggtgtgccacagtccatggggttgcagagtcacaactgagcaattgaacagaTAAAgcaggaaataatgccatttgctgcaacagggatgcaactagagaatatcatactaagtcaaGTCAGACAAATACcagatgataccacttacatgtggaacctaaaagaGGACAGTAATGAACTTACCTGTGGAACAGGAATGGAATCTGGGCCGCAGAGTATTGACTAGTGGTTGCCAAGACAGAGAGTGGTTGGAGAGagttggattgggagtttgggattaacagatgcaaaccagtatatgtagaatggataaacaaaaagatcctactgtacagcacagggaactatgttcagttTCCTCCaataaaccataacagaaaagaatatgaaaaagaatgtagatacatgtataactgagtcattttcctgtatagcagtaattaatacaacactgtaat
This genomic interval carries:
- the CDK9 gene encoding cyclin-dependent kinase 9 translates to MAKQYDSVECPFCDEVTKYEKLAKIGQGTFGEVFKAKHRKTGQKVALKKVLMENEKEGFPITALREIKILQLLKHENVVNLIEICRTKASPYNRCKGSIYLVFDFCEHDLAGLLSNVLVKFTLSEIKRVMQMLLNGLYYIHRNKILHRDMKAANVLITRDGVLKLADFGLARAFSLAKNSQPNRYTNRVVTLWYRPPELLLGERDYGPPIDLWGAGCIMAEMWTRSPIMQGNTEQHQLALISQLCGSITPEVWPNVDKYELFEKVELVKGQKRKVKDRLKAYVRDPYALDLIDKLLVLDPAQRIDSDDALNHDFFWSDPMPSDLKGMLSTHLTSMFEYLAPPRRKGSQITQQSTNQSRNPATTNQTEFERVF